One window of Chloroflexus aggregans DSM 9485 genomic DNA carries:
- a CDS encoding DUF6079 family protein, protein MKYGDLIQFEPIESVIQLRDADHAAAAQRLVQSYVISEEMAERLIGVVLPNLQFDQPLDNKGLLVVGNYGTGKSHLMSVISSIAEHADLCSALTNAAVQHAAARIAGRFKVVRTEIGATTMALRDILVGELEEHLAAMGVAYTFPAADQVANNKRAFEAMMAAFHQKYPDHGLLLVVDELLDYLRSRKDQELILDLNFLREVGEVCKDLRFRFIAGVQEAIFDSPRFAFVADSLRRVKDRFEQVLIARKDVKFVVAERLLKKTGAQQATIRAYLTRFAGFYSSMNERIDEFVRLFPVHPDYIDTFERVTVVEKREVLKTLSLAMKELLDAEIPTDRPGLIAYDSYWNNLRQNPSFRAIPDIKAVIDCSQVLESRIEQAFTRPAYKPMALRIIHALSVHRLTTGDIYAPIGATAKELRDTLCLYQPGVEELGGDPADDLLTQVETVMREIHKTVSGQFISTNPDNGQFYLDLKKTADFDALIERRSESLDNALLDRYYYEALKRVMECTDQTYITGYRIWQHELEWPERKAARQGYLFFGAPNERSTAVPPRDFYLYFLQPFEPPPFKDEKKADEVFFRLKHRDTGFDQKLRCYAAALDLASTASGHAKTTYTAKADGFLRELVGWLQQRITDAVEVTYRGRSRLPAEWLKEKTIREQFGSTSSAQKNVRDLVNNLAGAILAPHFHDQAPEYPSFSILITNQNRAQAAQDALRAIAGQTRTKQATAVLDALELLDGERIDPTRSRYARHILSILKKKGHGQVVNRSEVIEDIYGIEYFAAEKGYRLEPEWLVVVLAGLVYSGDIILSITGKKFDATGLSQLAATNIDDLVRFKHIEAPKDWNLPALKALFELLGLTPGLAQLVTQGKEEPVQELQAAIKQTVEHLVMAQQTLHSGLPFWGKELLTAVEAARLRDEMDKTKTFLESLHVYASPGKLKNVRYSAEEVKRHERGLQALAEFQSLQEIVNELGPLASYLATAAAVLPTDHPWVQSMRHAQSEVREWLETGRMEHQELRTHIRQKLTELQQAYIRDYLTMHTHARLGANDDKRKQALLGDQRLKTLASLATIDLMPRRQLTDIQHRLANLKSCFALTEHDLVTQPICPHCDFRPNAEMMNVPAATLLDQLDAALDTLLKDWTNTLLDNLEDPTTRSNLDLLKPEARSLVDTFLRKQTLPDDLSHDFIHALQEILSGLTKVVVKTEELRAALLRGGSPATPTELKKRFEEYLAERTKGYEAGKVRIVVE, encoded by the coding sequence ATGAAATACGGTGATTTGATCCAGTTTGAACCAATTGAGAGTGTGATTCAGCTCCGCGATGCCGATCACGCCGCGGCAGCACAGCGGCTCGTCCAAAGTTATGTCATCTCAGAGGAGATGGCCGAGCGACTGATAGGGGTGGTGTTGCCCAACCTTCAGTTCGACCAACCACTCGACAACAAAGGTCTGCTGGTCGTCGGGAACTACGGCACCGGCAAATCACACCTGATGTCAGTCATCTCAAGCATTGCCGAGCATGCAGACCTCTGTTCGGCGTTGACCAACGCGGCGGTACAGCACGCGGCAGCACGGATCGCCGGACGGTTCAAGGTGGTTCGCACCGAGATCGGGGCCACCACCATGGCACTGCGCGACATCCTCGTCGGCGAGCTAGAGGAGCACCTGGCTGCCATGGGCGTCGCGTACACCTTCCCGGCTGCCGATCAGGTCGCGAACAACAAGCGGGCCTTCGAGGCGATGATGGCCGCATTCCACCAGAAGTACCCAGACCATGGCCTGCTCTTGGTCGTTGATGAACTGCTCGACTACCTGCGCAGCCGCAAAGATCAAGAACTCATTCTCGACCTCAACTTTCTCCGCGAGGTAGGTGAAGTCTGTAAAGACCTCCGCTTCCGCTTCATCGCGGGTGTTCAGGAAGCGATCTTCGACAGCCCCCGGTTCGCCTTTGTCGCCGACAGTCTTCGCCGGGTGAAGGATCGCTTTGAACAGGTCCTCATCGCCCGCAAGGATGTCAAGTTCGTGGTTGCCGAACGTCTGCTGAAAAAGACCGGCGCGCAGCAGGCCACGATCCGTGCGTACCTCACCCGGTTTGCCGGGTTCTACAGCTCGATGAATGAACGGATAGACGAGTTCGTCCGCCTGTTTCCGGTCCATCCCGACTACATTGACACCTTCGAGCGGGTGACCGTCGTCGAGAAGCGCGAAGTGCTCAAGACACTATCGCTGGCAATGAAGGAACTGCTCGATGCAGAGATACCTACGGATCGGCCCGGTCTCATTGCCTACGACAGCTACTGGAACAACCTGCGCCAGAACCCTTCGTTCCGTGCCATCCCGGACATCAAAGCGGTGATCGATTGCAGTCAGGTGTTGGAATCGCGGATCGAGCAGGCCTTCACCCGGCCGGCGTACAAACCCATGGCACTGCGCATCATCCACGCGCTGTCGGTTCACCGCCTGACGACCGGAGACATCTACGCACCCATCGGTGCAACCGCCAAAGAGCTACGCGATACGCTCTGTCTCTACCAACCCGGCGTCGAGGAGTTAGGGGGCGACCCGGCCGACGATCTGCTGACGCAGGTAGAAACGGTCATGCGCGAGATTCACAAAACGGTAAGCGGTCAGTTCATCTCTACCAACCCGGACAACGGGCAGTTCTACCTTGATCTGAAGAAGACCGCCGACTTCGATGCGCTCATCGAGCGGCGGTCCGAGAGCCTCGATAACGCGCTGCTTGACCGGTACTACTACGAAGCCCTGAAACGGGTGATGGAGTGTACCGATCAGACCTACATCACCGGGTATCGAATCTGGCAGCACGAACTCGAATGGCCGGAGCGCAAAGCGGCCAGACAGGGATACCTCTTCTTCGGCGCACCCAACGAGCGCTCGACCGCGGTACCACCTCGCGATTTTTACCTCTACTTTCTTCAACCGTTCGAGCCGCCGCCGTTTAAGGATGAAAAGAAGGCCGACGAGGTCTTCTTCCGGCTCAAGCACCGAGATACCGGATTCGATCAGAAGCTGCGTTGCTATGCTGCTGCGTTGGATCTCGCGTCCACCGCGAGCGGTCATGCGAAGACGACCTACACCGCCAAGGCTGACGGATTCCTGCGGGAGCTTGTGGGCTGGCTCCAACAGCGCATCACCGATGCCGTTGAGGTAACCTATCGGGGACGTAGCCGGTTACCGGCTGAATGGCTCAAGGAGAAAACCATTCGCGAGCAATTCGGGAGCACGTCCTCCGCGCAGAAAAACGTCCGTGATCTGGTGAACAACCTTGCCGGCGCCATCCTAGCTCCCCACTTTCACGACCAAGCGCCTGAGTATCCGTCCTTTTCGATCCTCATCACGAACCAGAACCGCGCACAGGCAGCGCAAGACGCCCTCCGCGCCATTGCCGGGCAGACTCGCACCAAACAGGCAACCGCTGTCCTCGACGCGCTCGAACTGCTCGATGGCGAGCGGATCGACCCAACCCGCTCGCGGTATGCCAGGCACATCCTGAGCATCCTCAAGAAGAAGGGGCACGGCCAGGTCGTCAACCGGTCGGAGGTGATCGAAGACATCTACGGTATCGAGTACTTCGCGGCGGAGAAAGGCTACCGTCTCGAACCGGAATGGCTGGTCGTGGTCCTGGCCGGGCTGGTCTATTCCGGTGACATCATCCTCTCCATTACCGGCAAGAAGTTCGACGCTACCGGCTTATCGCAACTAGCCGCGACGAACATCGACGATTTGGTCCGCTTCAAGCACATCGAAGCGCCGAAGGACTGGAACCTGCCCGCGCTGAAAGCACTCTTCGAGCTGCTCGGACTCACGCCGGGCTTGGCGCAGCTCGTTACCCAAGGGAAAGAAGAGCCGGTGCAAGAGCTTCAGGCAGCCATCAAACAAACGGTAGAGCATCTGGTCATGGCCCAACAGACCCTCCACAGCGGTCTGCCGTTTTGGGGGAAGGAGCTGCTCACAGCGGTTGAAGCAGCGCGACTGCGCGACGAGATGGACAAAACAAAAACCTTCCTTGAGAGTCTGCACGTCTATGCTTCACCCGGTAAGCTCAAGAACGTTCGGTACAGCGCCGAGGAGGTGAAGCGTCATGAACGCGGCCTCCAGGCCCTCGCAGAGTTCCAGTCCTTGCAAGAGATAGTGAATGAACTCGGCCCGTTGGCCTCCTATCTTGCCACCGCCGCGGCAGTCCTGCCCACCGACCACCCGTGGGTGCAGAGCATGCGCCATGCGCAATCCGAGGTGCGCGAGTGGCTGGAAACCGGCCGGATGGAACACCAGGAACTGCGCACCCACATCCGCCAGAAACTGACGGAGTTGCAACAGGCATACATCCGCGACTATCTCACGATGCACACCCACGCCCGACTGGGCGCAAACGACGACAAGCGCAAGCAGGCACTGCTTGGCGACCAACGGCTCAAAACGCTCGCGAGTCTGGCTACCATTGACCTGATGCCGCGCCGGCAACTGACCGATATACAGCACCGTTTAGCCAACTTGAAGAGCTGCTTTGCCCTGACCGAGCACGACCTCGTCACTCAGCCGATCTGCCCACACTGCGACTTCCGACCGAACGCCGAGATGATGAACGTGCCGGCAGCGACGCTGCTCGACCAATTGGACGCCGCACTCGACACCCTCCTCAAGGACTGGACGAACACGCTGCTGGACAACTTGGAGGACCCGACCACGCGCAGCAACCTCGACCTGCTCAAACCGGAGGCGAGGAGCCTCGTGGACACCTTCCTTAGGAAACAAACCCTTCCCGACGATCTCAGCCACGATTTCATCCACGCGCTGCAAGAGATCCTCTCTGGGCTGACCAAGGTTGTGGTGAAGACGGAAGAACTGCGCGCAGCGCTGCTCAGAGGCGGCTCACCGGCAACCCCCACCGAGCTGAAAAAACGCTTTGAGGAATACCTCGCCGAACGCACCAAAGGATACGAAGCCGGGAAGGTGCGGATCGTGGTGGAGTAG
- a CDS encoding class I SAM-dependent methyltransferase encodes MRDNTIQQRPEFTFRENHKNGRHGWVRLTPAYSVTLVTDILNRERGAFRILDPFAGTGTTVLCAAEQGMYGVGIDINPFLVWLGNAKLRRYTLAEIAEFEHTVCRIISALRSEGPSVPPPPIHNVARWWSPPALDFLCRLKYEIDTRINKAQAISDLWYITFCRVLIMIARVAFNHQSMSFQDESFRQGYLFVGEDQYITILSEVAHLVSRSAMSNPSGTGTIMLGDSRMLVCLADEERFDLVITSPPYVNRMSYIRELRPYMYWLGYITAAREAGELDWQTIGGTWGVATSRLAEWRLASDTFLPRDLHDTIKRIRSAEHKHSFLMAQYVAKYFEDMWMHVKAVKRWVQPGGHLYYIIGNAKFYDVVVPVERVLADMMLESGYEQVSIETVRKRNSKKELFEYIVSARKPKEDDR; translated from the coding sequence GTGCGTGACAATACCATTCAACAACGGCCAGAGTTCACATTTCGAGAAAACCACAAAAACGGTCGCCATGGATGGGTGCGTTTAACACCTGCCTACTCTGTGACACTCGTGACCGATATTCTTAACCGAGAACGAGGAGCATTCCGCATTCTCGATCCATTCGCAGGGACCGGAACCACCGTACTTTGTGCAGCAGAACAGGGAATGTACGGTGTTGGTATCGACATCAACCCCTTCCTCGTCTGGCTGGGAAATGCCAAGCTTCGTCGATACACTCTTGCAGAGATTGCCGAATTCGAGCACACGGTTTGCCGTATCATATCGGCACTCAGATCGGAGGGACCAAGCGTACCCCCACCACCAATCCACAACGTTGCGCGCTGGTGGTCTCCTCCAGCACTTGACTTTCTCTGTCGACTGAAGTATGAAATTGACACTAGGATCAATAAAGCGCAAGCAATAAGCGACCTATGGTACATCACATTCTGTCGAGTTCTTATCATGATCGCTCGTGTCGCATTTAATCATCAATCAATGTCGTTCCAAGATGAGTCGTTCCGGCAAGGGTATCTTTTTGTAGGAGAAGATCAGTACATCACTATTTTGTCAGAAGTAGCGCATCTTGTGAGCCGATCCGCGATGAGCAATCCAAGCGGAACGGGAACGATCATGTTAGGTGATTCACGCATGTTGGTATGTCTCGCCGACGAAGAACGTTTCGATCTCGTCATTACTTCTCCACCATACGTTAATCGGATGTCGTATATCCGTGAACTACGCCCATATATGTATTGGCTTGGCTATATCACAGCGGCGAGAGAAGCAGGAGAACTCGATTGGCAGACGATTGGCGGAACGTGGGGGGTCGCGACGAGTCGGCTTGCCGAATGGCGATTAGCGAGCGACACCTTTCTGCCAAGAGACCTGCACGACACCATCAAACGGATACGTTCCGCAGAACACAAGCACAGCTTCTTAATGGCTCAGTACGTTGCAAAATACTTCGAGGATATGTGGATGCACGTAAAGGCGGTGAAGCGTTGGGTTCAACCCGGCGGGCATCTGTACTACATCATCGGTAATGCTAAGTTCTACGACGTAGTTGTTCCGGTCGAACGAGTATTGGCCGATATGATGCTTGAGTCAGGGTACGAACAGGTCTCCATCGAAACCGTGCGAAAGCGTAACTCGAAGAAGGAGCTTTTTGAATACATTGTATCAGCCCGTAAACCAAAAGAAGATGATCGGTAA
- a CDS encoding DEAD/DEAH box helicase, with amino-acid sequence MFAEGDWVLVHPQNAVGKIIEQRCLWGNTFFRVWLPSTDSIIRVNAANLLPVQSIVLSPHHLIYLTAATRIADALSQDVLLAPVESSVIPLPHQLRALSRAISTDRVRYLLADEVGLGKTIEAGLIMKELKLRGLVRRTLIIAPKGLVTQWVAEMAMHFNEQFHAILSEDYKSLKRIAAIAKTEARGMRTTSLEPSSLISPPSSIFTANANPFTAFDQVVVSMDSVKPPSNADSAAWERFEDLISAGWDLVIVDEAHRLGGSTDQVARYRLGQGLAEAAPYLLLLSATPHQGKTEAFYRLIALLDSQAFPDVNSVTKERVQPYVIRTEKRRAIDAEGKPLFKPRRTELAPVSWEERHRDQRLLYEAVTEYVREGYNQAIREKRNYIGFLMILMQRLVVSSTRAIKTTLERRLEVLSAENSRLSQRELFDAALNADDFYDLDGEEQLQLLLRTRIQGIRDEQTEVTLLLELARRCEAQGPDAKAEALLDWIYRLQAEEGDPNLKVLVFTEFVPTQEMLYEFLTQRGFTVVCLNGAMDMAARKQVQDAFANNARILISTDAGGEGLNLQFCHVVINYDIPWNPMRLEQRIGRVDRIGQTHTVRAVNFVFQDSVEHRIREVLEQKLAVILEEFGIDKTGDVLDSAQAGQIFDDLYVEAILNPAEVEQKVDEVLNSIRAQAQEFRQSTALLGATEDLDPHEAERLLAHPLQHWVEAMTTAYLRSVRDEGRSANGKKPGAEPIGKEGSHTIWHLIWPDGHEETVCFTHTTLRTPHLGLEDPRVLGLAMRLPSFVPGQPIPVITLPNLAAEIVGFWSLWRIAISTTDWNRRRIMPLFLTDNGRVFAPTARRIWDHLVVANPTILRHLDSETSYHIFERLWEAAEQQGNAIYHELVQAQREHLAREREKGEYAFAARRRVIERLGLPEVRSYRLRRLQQEEEQFREQLERSSQILPEMVPVLIVRVEPDQDGG; translated from the coding sequence ATGTTTGCCGAAGGCGACTGGGTGCTCGTTCACCCGCAAAACGCCGTCGGTAAAATCATTGAACAACGTTGCTTATGGGGCAATACCTTCTTCCGCGTCTGGCTTCCATCAACCGACTCGATCATCCGCGTGAACGCGGCCAACTTGTTACCGGTTCAGTCCATAGTCCTCAGCCCTCATCATCTTATCTACCTCACCGCCGCGACACGGATCGCCGATGCGCTGAGCCAAGATGTCTTGCTTGCACCCGTTGAATCGTCTGTCATCCCGTTGCCGCACCAACTGCGCGCACTTTCGCGGGCCATTTCCACCGACCGCGTGCGCTATCTGCTGGCCGATGAGGTGGGTCTCGGCAAGACTATCGAGGCCGGTCTGATTATGAAAGAACTCAAGCTCCGCGGCTTGGTGAGGCGAACGCTAATTATCGCCCCGAAGGGTCTCGTGACCCAATGGGTGGCCGAGATGGCGATGCACTTCAATGAACAGTTCCATGCGATCCTGTCTGAGGATTACAAGAGCTTAAAACGAATCGCGGCAATCGCCAAGACAGAGGCTCGCGGAATGCGGACAACATCCTTGGAACCATCTTCCCTCATCTCGCCTCCCTCGTCCATCTTCACCGCCAATGCAAACCCGTTTACCGCATTTGATCAGGTCGTCGTTTCCATGGACTCCGTCAAGCCGCCATCAAATGCCGACAGCGCGGCCTGGGAACGTTTCGAGGACCTGATCTCCGCCGGCTGGGACTTGGTGATCGTAGACGAGGCCCATCGCTTAGGAGGAAGCACCGATCAGGTGGCCCGCTACAGGCTTGGTCAAGGATTGGCCGAGGCTGCACCCTACCTCCTTCTGCTCTCTGCCACGCCTCATCAAGGCAAGACCGAGGCCTTCTACCGACTGATCGCCTTGCTCGATAGTCAAGCCTTCCCCGATGTGAATAGCGTGACGAAGGAGCGGGTACAGCCCTACGTCATCCGCACCGAGAAGCGCCGTGCCATTGATGCAGAGGGCAAGCCGCTGTTTAAGCCTCGGCGCACAGAATTAGCGCCGGTCTCTTGGGAGGAACGTCATCGGGATCAACGGCTGCTCTACGAGGCAGTCACCGAATATGTACGCGAAGGCTATAACCAGGCCATCCGCGAGAAACGCAACTACATCGGTTTTCTGATGATCCTGATGCAGCGCCTGGTGGTCTCTAGCACACGCGCGATTAAGACAACGCTCGAGCGCCGTCTTGAAGTGCTCAGTGCCGAGAACTCAAGGTTGAGTCAGCGGGAGTTGTTCGATGCAGCGCTTAACGCTGACGACTTTTACGATCTAGACGGTGAAGAACAGCTCCAACTGCTGTTGAGGACACGTATTCAGGGGATACGTGACGAACAGACCGAGGTAACGCTGCTGTTAGAATTGGCAAGACGATGTGAAGCCCAAGGCCCAGATGCCAAAGCCGAAGCACTCCTAGACTGGATTTACCGTCTCCAAGCCGAGGAAGGCGACCCAAACCTTAAGGTGCTGGTGTTCACCGAGTTCGTGCCTACCCAAGAGATGCTGTACGAATTTCTCACCCAACGCGGCTTCACGGTGGTATGCCTCAACGGCGCTATGGACATGGCAGCGCGGAAGCAAGTTCAAGACGCCTTTGCCAACAATGCGCGCATCCTCATTTCGACAGACGCCGGCGGTGAGGGGCTTAACCTCCAGTTCTGCCACGTGGTGATCAACTACGACATCCCTTGGAACCCAATGCGCCTCGAACAACGGATCGGCCGCGTTGACCGCATCGGTCAGACCCATACGGTCCGCGCCGTCAATTTTGTGTTCCAGGACTCGGTCGAACACCGTATCCGCGAGGTCCTTGAGCAAAAGCTGGCAGTCATCTTGGAAGAGTTCGGTATCGACAAGACCGGTGACGTGCTCGACTCCGCCCAAGCGGGTCAAATCTTCGATGATTTGTATGTGGAGGCCATCCTCAATCCTGCCGAGGTGGAGCAGAAAGTTGACGAAGTCCTGAACAGTATCCGCGCCCAAGCACAGGAGTTCCGGCAGAGTACCGCCTTGCTGGGCGCGACCGAAGACTTAGACCCGCACGAGGCCGAACGACTGCTCGCCCACCCGCTCCAGCATTGGGTCGAAGCGATGACTACCGCATACCTACGAAGTGTAAGGGACGAGGGGCGGAGTGCGAACGGCAAAAAACCGGGCGCGGAACCGATTGGCAAAGAGGGGTCTCATACGATCTGGCATCTCATTTGGCCGGATGGCCACGAAGAGACTGTTTGCTTTACCCATACCACCCTCCGCACGCCACATTTGGGGCTTGAAGACCCCCGCGTGCTCGGTCTGGCGATGCGTCTCCCTTCCTTTGTGCCGGGACAACCGATTCCGGTCATCACGCTTCCCAACCTTGCCGCAGAGATCGTAGGGTTCTGGTCACTCTGGCGGATCGCAATCTCGACCACCGATTGGAACCGTCGCCGGATCATGCCCTTGTTTCTCACCGACAACGGTCGGGTATTCGCCCCGACTGCCCGACGAATCTGGGATCACCTGGTGGTGGCGAACCCTACCATTCTGCGGCATCTCGACAGCGAGACCTCGTATCACATCTTCGAACGTCTCTGGGAGGCGGCGGAACAACAGGGGAACGCGATCTACCATGAACTGGTGCAGGCTCAGCGGGAGCATCTCGCGCGCGAGCGTGAGAAGGGCGAGTACGCTTTTGCTGCACGA